A region from the Macaca mulatta isolate MMU2019108-1 chromosome 13, T2T-MMU8v2.0, whole genome shotgun sequence genome encodes:
- the SDC1 gene encoding syndecan-1 isoform X1 produces the protein MRRAALWLWLCALALSLQPAMPQIVATNLPPEDQDGSGDDSDNFSGSGAGALQDITLSQQTPSTWKDTWLLTATPMSPEPTGLEATAASTSTLLAGEGPKEGEAVVLLEVEPDLTAREQEATPQPTETTQLPTTHQAPTARATTAQEPATSHPHRDMQPGHHETSAPAGPGPADLHTPRTEDGGPSATERAAEDGASSQLPAAEGSGEQDFTFETSGENTAIVAVEPDHRNQSPVDPGATGASQGLLDRKEVLGGIIAGGLVGLIFAVCLVGFMLYRMKKKDEGSYSLEEPKQANGGAYQKPTKQEEFYA, from the exons CAAATTGTGGCTACTAATTTGCCCCCCGAAGATCAAGATGGCTCTGGGGATGACTCTGACAACTTCTCCGGCTCGGGTGCAG GTGCTTTGCAAGATATCACCTTGTCACAGCAGACCCCCTCCACTTGGAAGGACACGTGGCTCCTGACGGCTACTCCCATGTCTCCGGAACCCACTGGCCTGGAGGCTACAgctgcctccacctccaccctGCTGGCTGGAGAGGGGCCCAAGGAGGGAGAGGCTGTAGTCCtgttagaagtggagcctgaccTCACTGCCCGGGAGCAGGAGGCCACCCCCCAACCCACGGAGACCACACAGCTCCCAACCACTCATCAGGCCCCAACGGCCAGAGCCACCACAGcccaggagcccgccacctcccacccccacaggGACAtgcagcctggccaccatgagaCCTCAGCCCCTGCAGGACCCGGCCCAGCTGACCTTCACACTCCCCGCACAGAGGATGGAGGTCCTTCTGCCACCGAGAGGGCTGCTGAGGATGGAGCCTCCAGTCAGCTCCCAGCAGCAGAGGGCTCTGGGGAGCAG GACTTCACCTTTGAAACCTCTGGGGAGAACACAGCTATAGTGGCTGTGGAGCCTGACCACCGGAACCAGTCCCCAGTGGATCCGGGGGCCACAGGGGCCTCGCAGGGTCTCCTGGACAGGAAGGAGGTGCTGGGAG GGATCATTGCTGGAGGCCTCGTGGGGCTCATCTTTGCTGTGTGCCTGGTGGGTTTCATGCTGTACCGCATGAAGAAGAAGGACGAAGGCAGCTACTCCTTGGAGGAGCCGAAACAAGCCAACGGAGGGGCCTACCAGAAGCCCACCAAACAGGAGGAATTCTACGCCTGA
- the SDC1 gene encoding syndecan-1 isoform X2, whose translation MTANQRPPALPKLVPGQIVATNLPPEDQDGSGDDSDNFSGSGAGALQDITLSQQTPSTWKDTWLLTATPMSPEPTGLEATAASTSTLLAGEGPKEGEAVVLLEVEPDLTAREQEATPQPTETTQLPTTHQAPTARATTAQEPATSHPHRDMQPGHHETSAPAGPGPADLHTPRTEDGGPSATERAAEDGASSQLPAAEGSGEQDFTFETSGENTAIVAVEPDHRNQSPVDPGATGASQGLLDRKEVLGGIIAGGLVGLIFAVCLVGFMLYRMKKKDEGSYSLEEPKQANGGAYQKPTKQEEFYA comes from the exons CAAATTGTGGCTACTAATTTGCCCCCCGAAGATCAAGATGGCTCTGGGGATGACTCTGACAACTTCTCCGGCTCGGGTGCAG GTGCTTTGCAAGATATCACCTTGTCACAGCAGACCCCCTCCACTTGGAAGGACACGTGGCTCCTGACGGCTACTCCCATGTCTCCGGAACCCACTGGCCTGGAGGCTACAgctgcctccacctccaccctGCTGGCTGGAGAGGGGCCCAAGGAGGGAGAGGCTGTAGTCCtgttagaagtggagcctgaccTCACTGCCCGGGAGCAGGAGGCCACCCCCCAACCCACGGAGACCACACAGCTCCCAACCACTCATCAGGCCCCAACGGCCAGAGCCACCACAGcccaggagcccgccacctcccacccccacaggGACAtgcagcctggccaccatgagaCCTCAGCCCCTGCAGGACCCGGCCCAGCTGACCTTCACACTCCCCGCACAGAGGATGGAGGTCCTTCTGCCACCGAGAGGGCTGCTGAGGATGGAGCCTCCAGTCAGCTCCCAGCAGCAGAGGGCTCTGGGGAGCAG GACTTCACCTTTGAAACCTCTGGGGAGAACACAGCTATAGTGGCTGTGGAGCCTGACCACCGGAACCAGTCCCCAGTGGATCCGGGGGCCACAGGGGCCTCGCAGGGTCTCCTGGACAGGAAGGAGGTGCTGGGAG GGATCATTGCTGGAGGCCTCGTGGGGCTCATCTTTGCTGTGTGCCTGGTGGGTTTCATGCTGTACCGCATGAAGAAGAAGGACGAAGGCAGCTACTCCTTGGAGGAGCCGAAACAAGCCAACGGAGGGGCCTACCAGAAGCCCACCAAACAGGAGGAATTCTACGCCTGA